One window from the genome of Lathamus discolor isolate bLatDis1 chromosome 24, bLatDis1.hap1, whole genome shotgun sequence encodes:
- the LOC136004070 gene encoding CD48 antigen-like isoform X2, with the protein MAQAGSWGPWGAAACWSLGLDAESRLVAGLTMVLLFSLCITQASQAHQKPPSEVVGAVHGVAYLSPSLQSKISYHEVHWRRNNTLQLASRDSSGEVWYRNNSYRGRLELFSNNTLKISCLQKNDSSVYQLYMEDETGKGLIQSILLTVYELVPKPTVNAKVIRGDPEQCEATLECSVGLEGVTYEWISHSKIQWNRLSASELHVSLSSSPDTYTCMVSNPVSSNNASLVYRHPCSWTGTAERAELR; encoded by the exons ATGGCACAGGCTGGTTCCTGGGGTCCTTGGGGAGCCGCTGCGTGCTGGAGTTTGGGTTTGGATGCAGAGAGCAGATTGGTGGCTGGGCTGACAATGGTGCTGCTCTTCTCCCTCTGCATCACGCAAG CATCCCAGGCACACCAGAAGCCACCATCAGAGGTGGTCGGGGCTGTTCACGGGGTGGCATATCTCAGTCCGAGCCTGCAAAGCAAAATCTCCTACCATGAAGTCCACTGGCGCCGCAATAACACCTTGCAACTGGCCAGCCGGGACAGCAGCGGGGAGGTCTGGTACCGCAACAACAGCTACCGGGGGCGCCTGGAGCTCTTCTCCAACAACACCCTGAAGATCAGCTGCTTGCAGAAGAACGACAGCAGCGTGTACCAGCTGTACATGGAGGATGAGACGGGCAAGGGGCTCATTCAGAGCATCCTCCTGACAGTGTACG AGCTGGTCCCAAAGCCCACTGTGAATGCCAAAGTGATCAGGGGTGACCCGGAGCAGTGTGAAGCAACCCTGGAGTGCTCAGTGGGGCTCGAAGGGGTGACCTATGAGTGGATCTCCCACTCCAAGATCCAGTGGAACCGTCTCAGTGCTTCTGAGCTGCACGTGTCCCTCAGCTCCTCACCAGATACTTACACCTGCATGGTCAGCAACCCCGTGTCCTCCAACAATGCCTCGCTGGTCTACAGGCACCCCTGCTCCTGGACAGGTACTGCAGAGAGGGCAGAACTCAG GTGA
- the LOC136004070 gene encoding CD48 antigen-like isoform X1 has translation MAQAGSWGPWGAAACWSLGLDAESRLVAGLTMVLLFSLCITQASQAHQKPPSEVVGAVHGVAYLSPSLQSKISYHEVHWRRNNTLQLASRDSSGEVWYRNNSYRGRLELFSNNTLKISCLQKNDSSVYQLYMEDETGKGLIQSILLTVYELVPKPTVNAKVIRGDPEQCEATLECSVGLEGVTYEWISHSKIQWNRLSASELHVSLSSSPDTYTCMVSNPVSSNNASLVYRHPCSWTGDSSSAASCTTTSVWVALALHLLLLLTLP, from the exons ATGGCACAGGCTGGTTCCTGGGGTCCTTGGGGAGCCGCTGCGTGCTGGAGTTTGGGTTTGGATGCAGAGAGCAGATTGGTGGCTGGGCTGACAATGGTGCTGCTCTTCTCCCTCTGCATCACGCAAG CATCCCAGGCACACCAGAAGCCACCATCAGAGGTGGTCGGGGCTGTTCACGGGGTGGCATATCTCAGTCCGAGCCTGCAAAGCAAAATCTCCTACCATGAAGTCCACTGGCGCCGCAATAACACCTTGCAACTGGCCAGCCGGGACAGCAGCGGGGAGGTCTGGTACCGCAACAACAGCTACCGGGGGCGCCTGGAGCTCTTCTCCAACAACACCCTGAAGATCAGCTGCTTGCAGAAGAACGACAGCAGCGTGTACCAGCTGTACATGGAGGATGAGACGGGCAAGGGGCTCATTCAGAGCATCCTCCTGACAGTGTACG AGCTGGTCCCAAAGCCCACTGTGAATGCCAAAGTGATCAGGGGTGACCCGGAGCAGTGTGAAGCAACCCTGGAGTGCTCAGTGGGGCTCGAAGGGGTGACCTATGAGTGGATCTCCCACTCCAAGATCCAGTGGAACCGTCTCAGTGCTTCTGAGCTGCACGTGTCCCTCAGCTCCTCACCAGATACTTACACCTGCATGGTCAGCAACCCCGTGTCCTCCAACAATGCCTCGCTGGTCTACAGGCACCCCTGCTCCTGGACAG GTGACTCCTCCAGTGCTGCCTCCTGCACCACCACCAGCGTGTGGGTGGCCCTGGCactccacctcctcctcctcctcactctgCCTTAA